In one window of Henckelia pumila isolate YLH828 chromosome 1, ASM3356847v2, whole genome shotgun sequence DNA:
- the LOC140865881 gene encoding uncharacterized protein isoform X2, producing MSRCFPFPPPGYERKHRPEEIDLLKEAKRKEKKHRRDKKDKDRSKDKEKGEKDGSDEKQRDKKDRKGKHKDKKEKHRGKNDKEDRGKDKEKSSISEESTVAGKLGEKGHESLRAKGECKDRSSIVDEGKVSTPFPGQNGGRPFQNSQPSLENKESKFLQELDRRTRADETSRATQLPEGLAGSDKRSQEEASRSAARNSSGTLAEEKMGYNKDKRVDIRKMDAQGLRNEVGGNSTVQNFATFGKSKVDGIPRPEEEYIDRRLEDKEKPKDIGDNKQRDKHKDKGKDRDKHKDKDRDKDSKRVEKEKDRKKKKEEKKNKEKVKVETESKKIEEEKPRDLVNNELVGVTSNKGTDFPKDVRNSDIPDGNIKKRKDMATNGFFLENETRPIKMPRLTPHQSTENGRKLEAYQTPSASASNKHVVPNSVRLDKGERLINGMVEAQKSSSSKPITSSAMIGDQVTEGSKVSRHNSSHSNKAPPEPKMEDPISEVTRRPPHPDSKYLNEVLTVPKLGDLSENDDQDWLFSKQPPSTKMKSESVLVEEHCVWSEAVLIEPADICAMPYVIPY from the exons ATGTCTCGCTGCTTTCCGTTTCCACCACCAGGATATGAAAGGAAGCACAGACCAGAAGAAATAGACTTGTTGAAAGAG GCAAAGCGCAAAGAGAAAAAGCACAGAAGGGACAAAAAAGACAAGGACAGGAGTAAAGATAAAGAGAAGGGGGAGAAAGATGGAAGTGATGAAAAACAAAGAGACAAGAAGGATCGTAAAGGAAAGCACAAGGACAAGAAGGAAAAACACAGAGGCAAGAACGATAAGGAGGATCGAGGAAAAGACAAAGAGAAAAGCAGCATCTCGGAGGAATCAACAGTTGCAGGAAAACTTGGGGAAAAAGGCCATGAAAGTCTTCGTGCGAAAGGTGAGTGTAAAGATAGAAGCAGTATTGTGGATGAAGGAAAAGTTTCTACACCTTTTCCAGGTCAAAATGGCGGCAGACCTTTTCAAAACAGCCAGCCCTCCCTGGAAAATAAGGAATCAAAATTTTTGCAAGAGCTGGACAGAAGGACCCGAGCTGATGAGACAAGTAGAGCAACCCAGTTGCCCGAGGGACTTGCAGGATCTGACAAAAGGAGTCAAGAGGAAGCATCGAGATCTGCAGCCAGAAATTCTTCTGGAACATTGGCAGAAGAAAAGATGGGCTATAACAAAGATAAGAGAGTTGATATTAGGAAAATGGATGCTCAAGGGCTTAGGAACGAGGTTGGTGGAAATTCAACCGTACAAAACTTCGCCACATTTGGCAAAAGTAAAGTTGATGGAATTCCCAGACCAGAGGAAGAATACATTGACAGGAGGTTGGAAGATAAAGAAAAACCTAAGGATATTGGCGACAATAAGCAGCGAGACAAACACAAAGACAAAGGCAAAGACAGAGACAAACACAAAGACAAAGACAGAGACAAAGACAGCAAACGTGTTGAGAAGGAAAAAGACAGGAAGAAGAAAAAAGAGgagaagaaaaataaagagaagGTGAAAGTAGAAACTGAAAGTAAGAAAATTGAGGAAGAAAAGCCCAGAGATCTTGTGAACAATGAGCTTGTTGGTGTTACCAGCAACAAAGGCACAGATTTCCCAAAGGATGTTAGGAATAGCGATATTCCTGACGGAAATatcaagaaaagaaaagatatGGCCACAAATGGTTTTTTTCTTG AGAATGAaacaaggcccataaaaatgcCAAGGCTCACTCCTCATCAGTCGACTGAAAATGGAAGGAAACTCGAAGCTTATCAAACACCCAGTGCATCCGCATCTAATAAGCATGTGGTTCCTAACAGTGTTCGGCTGGATAAAGGCGAGAGGTTGATAAATGGTATGGTTGAGGCCCAAAAATCATCGTCATCTAAGCCTATCACATCCTCTGCAATGATCGGTGATCAAGTTACCGAAGGTTCAAAGGTATCCCGTCATAATTCCAGTCATTCGAACAAGGCACCCCCTGAGCCAAAGATGGAGGATCCAATCAGCGAAGTAACAAGGAGACCGCCCCATCCAGATTCCAAGTATCTGAATGAGGTACTTACAGTACCCAAGTTAGGAGACTTGTCTGAAAATGATGATCAAGACTGGTTGTTCAGCAAGCAGCCCCCTTCAACTAAGATGAAGTCGGAATCAGTTTTGGTCGAGGAGCACTGTGTATGGTCCGAAGCTGTACTTATTGAACCAGCTGACATTTGTGCTATGCCCTACGTGATTCCTTACTGA
- the LOC140865881 gene encoding uncharacterized protein isoform X1, with amino-acid sequence MSRCFPFPPPGYERKHRPEEIDLLKEAKRKEKKHRRDKKDKDRSKDKEKGEKDGSDEKQRDKKDRKGKHKDKKEKHRGKNDKEDRGKDKEKSSISEESTVAGKLGEKGHESLRAKGECKDRSSIVDEGKVSTPFPGQNGGRPFQNSQPSLENKESKFLQELDRRTRADETSRATQLPEGLAGSDKRSQEEASRSAARNSSGTLAEEKMGYNKDKRVDIRKMDAQGLRNEVGGNSTVQNFATFGKSKVDGIPRPEEEYIDRRLEDKEKPKDIGDNKQRDKHKDKGKDRDKHKDKDRDKDSKRVEKEKDRKKKKEEKKNKEKVKVETESKKIEEEKPRDLVNNELVGVTSNKGTDFPKDVRNSDIPDGNIKKRKDMATNGFFLDSLFHSNEAVLPTLTGVPCFTENETRPIKMPRLTPHQSTENGRKLEAYQTPSASASNKHVVPNSVRLDKGERLINGMVEAQKSSSSKPITSSAMIGDQVTEGSKVSRHNSSHSNKAPPEPKMEDPISEVTRRPPHPDSKYLNEVLTVPKLGDLSENDDQDWLFSKQPPSTKMKSESVLVEEHCVWSEAVLIEPADICAMPYVIPY; translated from the exons ATGTCTCGCTGCTTTCCGTTTCCACCACCAGGATATGAAAGGAAGCACAGACCAGAAGAAATAGACTTGTTGAAAGAG GCAAAGCGCAAAGAGAAAAAGCACAGAAGGGACAAAAAAGACAAGGACAGGAGTAAAGATAAAGAGAAGGGGGAGAAAGATGGAAGTGATGAAAAACAAAGAGACAAGAAGGATCGTAAAGGAAAGCACAAGGACAAGAAGGAAAAACACAGAGGCAAGAACGATAAGGAGGATCGAGGAAAAGACAAAGAGAAAAGCAGCATCTCGGAGGAATCAACAGTTGCAGGAAAACTTGGGGAAAAAGGCCATGAAAGTCTTCGTGCGAAAGGTGAGTGTAAAGATAGAAGCAGTATTGTGGATGAAGGAAAAGTTTCTACACCTTTTCCAGGTCAAAATGGCGGCAGACCTTTTCAAAACAGCCAGCCCTCCCTGGAAAATAAGGAATCAAAATTTTTGCAAGAGCTGGACAGAAGGACCCGAGCTGATGAGACAAGTAGAGCAACCCAGTTGCCCGAGGGACTTGCAGGATCTGACAAAAGGAGTCAAGAGGAAGCATCGAGATCTGCAGCCAGAAATTCTTCTGGAACATTGGCAGAAGAAAAGATGGGCTATAACAAAGATAAGAGAGTTGATATTAGGAAAATGGATGCTCAAGGGCTTAGGAACGAGGTTGGTGGAAATTCAACCGTACAAAACTTCGCCACATTTGGCAAAAGTAAAGTTGATGGAATTCCCAGACCAGAGGAAGAATACATTGACAGGAGGTTGGAAGATAAAGAAAAACCTAAGGATATTGGCGACAATAAGCAGCGAGACAAACACAAAGACAAAGGCAAAGACAGAGACAAACACAAAGACAAAGACAGAGACAAAGACAGCAAACGTGTTGAGAAGGAAAAAGACAGGAAGAAGAAAAAAGAGgagaagaaaaataaagagaagGTGAAAGTAGAAACTGAAAGTAAGAAAATTGAGGAAGAAAAGCCCAGAGATCTTGTGAACAATGAGCTTGTTGGTGTTACCAGCAACAAAGGCACAGATTTCCCAAAGGATGTTAGGAATAGCGATATTCCTGACGGAAATatcaagaaaagaaaagatatGGCCACAAATGGTTTTTTTCTTG ATTCCTTGTTTCACTCAAATGAAGCTGTTCTACCGACTCTGACTGGTGTTCCTTGTTTTACAGAGAATGAaacaaggcccataaaaatgcCAAGGCTCACTCCTCATCAGTCGACTGAAAATGGAAGGAAACTCGAAGCTTATCAAACACCCAGTGCATCCGCATCTAATAAGCATGTGGTTCCTAACAGTGTTCGGCTGGATAAAGGCGAGAGGTTGATAAATGGTATGGTTGAGGCCCAAAAATCATCGTCATCTAAGCCTATCACATCCTCTGCAATGATCGGTGATCAAGTTACCGAAGGTTCAAAGGTATCCCGTCATAATTCCAGTCATTCGAACAAGGCACCCCCTGAGCCAAAGATGGAGGATCCAATCAGCGAAGTAACAAGGAGACCGCCCCATCCAGATTCCAAGTATCTGAATGAGGTACTTACAGTACCCAAGTTAGGAGACTTGTCTGAAAATGATGATCAAGACTGGTTGTTCAGCAAGCAGCCCCCTTCAACTAAGATGAAGTCGGAATCAGTTTTGGTCGAGGAGCACTGTGTATGGTCCGAAGCTGTACTTATTGAACCAGCTGACATTTGTGCTATGCCCTACGTGATTCCTTACTGA